From a region of the Xanthomonas rydalmerensis genome:
- a CDS encoding penicillin-binding protein 1A — protein sequence MPRFRRWLRWALVMLVLLGLVGAAVAGGLYYVVSSKLPDVQTLRKVELQEPMYVYSSDGKLMALFGETRRYPITMKDVPERLKQAFLATEDARFYEHGGVDYKGIARAVWLLATTNDKRVPGGSTITQQVARQFFLSSEYSYTRKLAEILLARKIEAELTKDQIFELYLNKSFFGNRAYGIAAAAEYYYGKKLNELSLDEMASLAGIPKFPSSGNPISNPERAKQRRDNYVLSRMAALGFITPAEAEAAKAVPMHAAPHERPVEVEAPYVAELVRQEMIARFGGDVLDKGYHVYTSIDSTLQTAANHAVRQGLVVYDRRHGWHGVEKHFDLPANADAAALASHLSGVYAQGGMLPSIVASTGSDGSATVVLPNKTELVLPVAASRWTGRSPATLLKRGDLVRIQAGDKPGEWEITQIPRGQAALVSLDAHNGALRAMVGGFSYAGNKFNRATQARRQPGSSFKPFLYAASFEKGFNPASIVLDAPVVFRDRRGKTWSPQNDGGGFRGPMRLREALVQSRNLVSVRLLDAIGVDFARKYISQFGFQEAELPPNLSMSLGTASLTPLSVARGYTVFANGGSLVNTWIIDKVTDRDGNVLFQEHPLTACRSCGSVGGNTAPVSQVVDGFNFGAATPPPAAKPAATTAPAADEKAPATDPEAKVAPRAIDERTAYQLVSMMRDVVQRGTGAAAKVLGREDVGGKTGSTNDHRDAWFSGFGGPYVTTVWVGRDDYRSLGYREYGGKAALPIWIDYMRVALKDQPIARNDPPGGMVQVSLNGATEWVKTEDMDRIQQFDESLQDQKTDDAAFDIF from the coding sequence ATGCCCCGTTTTCGTCGTTGGCTGCGCTGGGCGCTGGTCATGTTGGTCCTCCTTGGCCTGGTCGGCGCCGCCGTGGCAGGCGGGCTCTACTACGTCGTCTCCTCCAAGCTCCCGGACGTGCAGACCCTGCGCAAGGTCGAACTGCAGGAGCCCATGTACGTCTACTCCAGCGACGGCAAGCTGATGGCGCTGTTCGGCGAGACCCGGCGCTACCCCATCACCATGAAGGACGTGCCGGAGCGGCTCAAGCAAGCCTTCCTGGCCACCGAGGACGCCCGCTTCTACGAGCACGGCGGGGTCGACTACAAGGGCATCGCCCGCGCGGTGTGGCTGCTGGCCACCACCAACGACAAGCGCGTGCCGGGCGGCTCCACCATCACCCAGCAGGTCGCCCGCCAGTTCTTCCTTAGCTCGGAATACAGCTATACCCGCAAGCTGGCGGAGATCCTGCTGGCGCGCAAGATCGAGGCCGAGCTGACCAAGGACCAGATCTTCGAGCTGTACCTCAACAAGAGTTTCTTCGGCAACCGCGCCTACGGCATCGCCGCCGCCGCCGAGTACTACTACGGCAAGAAGCTCAACGAGCTGAGCCTGGACGAGATGGCCTCGCTGGCCGGCATCCCCAAGTTCCCCTCCAGCGGCAACCCGATCAGCAACCCGGAGCGCGCCAAGCAGCGCCGCGACAACTATGTGCTCAGCCGCATGGCCGCCCTGGGCTTCATCACCCCGGCCGAGGCCGAGGCGGCCAAGGCGGTGCCGATGCACGCCGCGCCGCACGAGCGCCCGGTCGAGGTCGAGGCCCCGTACGTCGCCGAACTGGTGCGCCAGGAGATGATCGCGCGCTTCGGCGGCGACGTGCTGGACAAGGGCTACCACGTCTACACCAGCATCGATTCGACCCTGCAGACCGCCGCCAACCATGCGGTGCGCCAGGGCCTGGTCGTCTATGACCGCCGCCACGGCTGGCATGGCGTCGAGAAGCATTTCGACCTGCCCGCCAACGCCGATGCGGCCGCACTGGCCAGCCACCTGAGCGGCGTCTACGCGCAGGGCGGGATGCTGCCGAGCATCGTCGCCAGCACCGGCAGCGACGGCAGCGCCACCGTGGTGCTCCCCAACAAGACCGAGCTGGTGCTACCGGTGGCCGCCAGCCGCTGGACCGGGCGCAGCCCGGCCACCCTGCTCAAGCGCGGCGACCTGGTGCGTATCCAGGCCGGCGACAAGCCGGGCGAATGGGAGATCACCCAGATCCCGCGCGGCCAGGCCGCGCTGGTGTCGCTGGACGCCCACAACGGCGCGCTGCGCGCCATGGTCGGCGGCTTCAGCTATGCCGGCAACAAGTTCAACCGCGCCACCCAGGCGCGCCGCCAGCCGGGTTCCAGCTTCAAGCCGTTCCTGTACGCGGCCTCGTTCGAAAAGGGCTTCAACCCGGCCTCGATCGTGCTCGACGCGCCGGTGGTGTTCCGCGACCGCCGCGGCAAGACCTGGTCGCCGCAGAACGACGGCGGCGGCTTCCGCGGCCCGATGCGCCTGCGCGAGGCGCTGGTGCAGTCGCGCAACCTGGTCTCGGTGCGCCTGCTGGACGCCATCGGCGTGGACTTCGCACGCAAGTACATCAGCCAGTTCGGCTTCCAGGAAGCCGAACTGCCGCCGAACCTGTCGATGTCGCTGGGTACCGCTTCGCTGACTCCGCTGTCGGTGGCGCGCGGTTACACCGTGTTCGCCAACGGCGGCTCGCTGGTCAACACCTGGATCATCGACAAGGTCACCGACCGCGACGGCAATGTCCTGTTCCAGGAGCACCCGCTGACTGCCTGCCGCAGCTGCGGCAGCGTCGGCGGCAACACGGCGCCGGTCAGCCAGGTGGTCGACGGCTTCAACTTCGGCGCGGCCACGCCGCCGCCGGCGGCCAAGCCGGCCGCGACCACCGCGCCAGCCGCGGACGAAAAGGCCCCGGCCACCGATCCCGAGGCCAAGGTGGCGCCGCGCGCCATCGACGAGCGCACCGCCTATCAATTGGTGTCGATGATGCGCGACGTGGTCCAGCGCGGCACCGGCGCCGCGGCCAAGGTGCTCGGCCGCGAGGACGTGGGCGGCAAGACCGGTTCCACCAACGACCATCGCGACGCCTGGTTCTCCGGCTTCGGCGGCCCCTACGTGACCACGGTGTGGGTCGGCCGCGACGACTACCGCTCGCTCGGCTACCGCGAGTACGGCGGCAAGGCCGCGCTGCCGATCTGGATCGACTACATGCGGGTCGCGCTGAAGGACCAGCCGATCGCCCGCAACGATCCGCCGGGCGGCATGGTCCAGGTCAGCCTCAACGGCGCCACGGAATGGGTCAAGACCGAGGACATGGACCGCATCCAGCAGTTCGACGAAAGCCTGCAGGACCAGAAGACCGACGACGCCGCGTTCGACATCTTCTGA
- a CDS encoding DUF58 domain-containing protein has translation MAPQPTAPGMPHAAAPAEAGIRPSLAELVALRAAVARIPPPRRGRHGLSGAAPSPMRGRGMEYAESREYVAGDDVRHIDWRLTARSGRTHTKLFQAERERLSLIVADTAPSLYFGTRVRFKSVQAARAGAVAAWAAQRQGDRLAALRGSRSEAPVPPASGPRGVLRVLDALTRWYAQPPQDDAGLGMALDHAAKLLRPGSRLTVLADPASAQAVPAARWAALALHNEVELLLLADPLEVQPPRAALPFWASGRRVEVDLLASTAQQRWRAQFVQPLETLAAELPGRGVQVRVLLSDASSESWLLPVQRGATV, from the coding sequence ATGGCACCGCAGCCGACCGCGCCGGGCATGCCGCACGCCGCCGCGCCGGCCGAGGCGGGGATCCGTCCCAGCCTGGCCGAGTTGGTGGCCCTGCGTGCCGCCGTTGCGCGTATCCCGCCACCGCGCCGCGGCCGCCATGGCCTCAGCGGCGCTGCGCCGTCGCCCATGCGCGGGCGCGGCATGGAGTACGCCGAATCGCGCGAGTATGTGGCGGGCGACGACGTCCGCCACATCGACTGGCGGCTCACCGCGCGCAGCGGCCGCACCCACACAAAATTGTTCCAGGCCGAGCGCGAACGGCTCAGCCTGATCGTTGCCGACACCGCGCCGTCGTTGTATTTCGGCACCCGCGTCCGCTTCAAGTCGGTGCAGGCGGCGCGTGCCGGGGCGGTCGCCGCGTGGGCGGCGCAGCGCCAGGGCGATCGCCTGGCCGCCTTGCGCGGCAGCCGCAGCGAAGCACCGGTGCCGCCCGCCTCCGGACCGCGCGGCGTCCTGCGCGTGCTGGATGCGCTGACGCGCTGGTATGCGCAGCCGCCGCAGGACGACGCCGGCCTGGGCATGGCCCTGGATCACGCGGCCAAGCTGTTGCGCCCGGGGTCGCGCCTGACCGTGCTGGCCGACCCGGCCAGCGCGCAGGCCGTGCCCGCGGCGCGCTGGGCTGCGCTGGCACTGCACAACGAAGTGGAGCTGCTGCTGCTCGCCGATCCGCTGGAAGTGCAGCCGCCGCGCGCGGCCCTGCCGTTCTGGGCGAGCGGCCGCCGCGTGGAAGTGGATCTGCTGGCGAGCACCGCACAACAGCGCTGGCGCGCGCAGTTCGTGCAGCCGTTGGAAACCCTGGCCGCGGAACTGCCGGGCCGCGGCGTGCAGGTGCGGGTGTTGCTGAGCGATGCGTCCAGCGAGTCGTGGTTGCTGCCGGTGCAACGGGGCGCGACGGTATGA
- a CDS encoding PilN domain-containing protein, with protein sequence MAKINLLPWRAERRKQREREFYSMLGLAAFAGVLLAGLIWFYYDLQISGQNERNAYLQTEIEKVQAQNKEIDTLDEKKRRLLARKQVIEELQAKRSQMVHLFDSLVRTIPDGVVLTSVKQEGDMLTLEGRSQSNARVSTYMRNLEGSGWMTNPELTVIEAKAQEKEAKGPILDTKALPYVFTLRVKLPVPGESTDPAAAGTAPGGAATPATPGAAPAGGTPGTSMPAQAPGAAPAAVPAPGSAAAPAPATPPAPAAKPAQQGPAS encoded by the coding sequence ATGGCGAAGATCAATCTGCTGCCCTGGCGGGCGGAACGGCGCAAGCAGCGCGAACGCGAGTTCTACTCGATGCTGGGCCTGGCCGCATTCGCCGGGGTGCTGCTGGCCGGGCTGATCTGGTTCTACTACGACCTGCAGATCAGCGGCCAGAACGAGCGCAACGCGTATCTGCAGACCGAGATCGAGAAGGTCCAGGCGCAGAACAAGGAAATCGACACCCTCGACGAGAAGAAGCGGCGGCTGCTGGCGCGCAAGCAGGTCATCGAGGAACTGCAGGCCAAGCGCTCGCAGATGGTGCATCTGTTCGACTCGCTGGTGCGGACCATCCCCGACGGGGTGGTGCTGACCTCGGTGAAGCAGGAAGGCGACATGCTGACCCTGGAAGGTCGCTCGCAGTCCAACGCGCGAGTCAGTACCTACATGCGCAACCTCGAAGGCTCGGGCTGGATGACCAATCCGGAGCTGACGGTGATCGAGGCCAAGGCCCAGGAGAAGGAAGCCAAGGGCCCGATCCTCGACACCAAGGCGCTGCCGTACGTGTTCACGCTGCGGGTCAAGCTGCCGGTGCCGGGCGAGAGCACCGATCCGGCGGCCGCCGGCACGGCGCCGGGCGGTGCCGCCACGCCCGCAACCCCTGGCGCAGCCCCCGCGGGCGGCACGCCTGGCACGTCGATGCCTGCGCAGGCACCAGGCGCAGCACCTGCGGCCGTACCTGCCCCCGGCAGCGCTGCCGCCCCGGCCCCGGCCACTCCGCCGGCACCCGCCGCCAAGCCAGCGCAACAGGGACCGGCGTCATGA
- a CDS encoding type IV pilus secretin PilQ, whose protein sequence is MTFSKALSLRPIRRHATMRLCALGLAALLGNAVVASAAPAAAPAVTPAAPAAAPAKLTVSKIDFKRGDGGAGRLILSFNGNGASPDLRTQGNSVVVDVGNAMLPPELQHPLNVTDFATPVQRIDAKPYAGGAQLVLNTNGAFESLAYQSGNEYVVEITPRAAAPAVGAVTATTVSQAAAQVAERGYSGKPVTFNFQDVPVRTVLQLIAEESNLNIVASDTVQGSVTLRLVNVPWDQALDIVLRAKGLDKRRDGKVIWVAPQQELAKFEQDKEDARIAIENREDLITDYVQINYHSATAIFKALTEAKGIGGGGGGGGSGGSGGSGSSQNDNGFLSPRGRLVADERTNTLMISDIPKKVAQMRELINVIDRPVDQVLIEGRIVIATDTFARDLGARFGIAGRRQYGGNTGVVSGNLANNTSIINNNVHNIPGGLNFNMPAGTFTTGTPGAIAYTLLGANFSLDMELSALQEEGRGEVISNPRIVTSNQREAVIRQGKEIGYVTVTGGTGGTAATPNVQFKEVLLELKVTPTITDDNRIFLNMNVKKDEVERYVTLPLYGTVPEINRREINTAVLVEDGQTVVIGGVYEFSDRSSISKVPFLGDIPFLGNLFKQRGRSKSKAELLIFVTPKVMRVAKRAPG, encoded by the coding sequence ATGACTTTTTCCAAAGCCCTGAGCCTGCGCCCCATCCGGCGTCATGCGACGATGCGGCTATGCGCGTTGGGGTTGGCGGCACTACTCGGGAATGCGGTCGTCGCCAGCGCGGCGCCGGCCGCCGCGCCTGCTGTCACGCCCGCCGCACCCGCGGCGGCGCCGGCCAAGCTCACGGTGTCGAAGATCGACTTCAAGCGCGGCGACGGCGGTGCGGGGCGGCTGATCCTGTCCTTCAACGGCAACGGCGCCAGTCCTGACCTGCGTACCCAGGGCAACAGCGTCGTGGTCGACGTCGGTAACGCCATGCTGCCGCCTGAGCTGCAGCACCCGCTCAACGTCACCGATTTCGCCACGCCGGTGCAGCGCATCGATGCCAAGCCCTACGCGGGCGGCGCGCAGTTGGTGCTGAACACCAATGGCGCATTCGAATCGCTGGCCTACCAGTCGGGCAACGAGTACGTGGTCGAGATCACCCCGCGCGCCGCCGCGCCGGCGGTGGGCGCCGTCACCGCGACCACGGTCAGCCAGGCCGCCGCGCAGGTGGCCGAGCGCGGCTACAGCGGCAAGCCGGTGACCTTCAACTTCCAGGACGTGCCGGTGCGCACGGTGCTGCAGCTGATCGCCGAGGAATCCAATCTCAACATCGTCGCCTCCGACACCGTGCAGGGCAGCGTCACCCTGCGCCTGGTCAATGTGCCGTGGGACCAGGCGCTGGACATCGTGCTGCGCGCCAAGGGCCTGGACAAGCGCCGCGACGGCAAGGTGATCTGGGTCGCGCCGCAGCAGGAACTGGCCAAGTTCGAGCAGGACAAGGAAGACGCGCGCATCGCGATCGAGAACCGCGAGGACCTGATCACCGACTATGTGCAGATCAACTACCACAGCGCCACGGCGATCTTCAAGGCGCTGACTGAGGCCAAGGGCATCGGTGGTGGCGGTGGCGGTGGTGGCAGTGGCGGCTCGGGTGGCAGCGGCAGCAGCCAGAACGACAACGGCTTCCTGTCGCCACGCGGGCGCCTCGTCGCCGACGAGCGCACCAACACGCTGATGATCAGCGATATCCCGAAGAAGGTCGCGCAGATGCGCGAGCTGATCAACGTGATCGACCGGCCGGTCGACCAGGTGCTGATCGAGGGCCGCATCGTTATCGCCACCGACACCTTCGCCCGCGACCTGGGCGCGCGCTTCGGCATTGCCGGCCGCCGGCAGTACGGCGGCAATACCGGCGTGGTCAGCGGCAACCTGGCCAACAACACGTCGATCATCAACAACAACGTGCACAACATCCCCGGCGGCCTGAACTTCAACATGCCGGCTGGGACCTTCACCACCGGGACGCCCGGCGCCATCGCCTACACCTTGCTGGGCGCCAACTTTTCGTTGGACATGGAGTTGTCGGCGCTGCAGGAAGAAGGCCGGGGTGAGGTGATCTCCAATCCGCGCATCGTGACCTCCAACCAGCGCGAGGCGGTGATCCGGCAGGGCAAGGAAATCGGCTACGTCACGGTCACCGGCGGTACCGGCGGCACCGCCGCCACCCCGAACGTGCAGTTCAAGGAAGTGCTGCTGGAACTGAAGGTGACGCCGACCATCACCGACGACAACCGCATCTTCTTGAACATGAACGTCAAGAAGGACGAGGTGGAGCGCTACGTCACCCTGCCGCTGTACGGCACCGTTCCGGAAATCAATCGCCGCGAAATCAATACCGCGGTGCTGGTCGAAGACGGGCAGACCGTGGTGATCGGCGGCGTCTACGAGTTCAGCGATCGCAGCAGCATCTCCAAGGTGCCGTTCCTGGGGGACATCCCGTTCCTGGGCAACCTGTTCAAGCAGCGTGGTCGCAGCAAGAGCAAGGCAGAGTTGCTGATCTTCGTGACCCCGAAGGTGATGCGCGTAGCCAAGCGCGCGCCGGGCTGA
- a CDS encoding pilus assembly protein PilM, giving the protein MGLIPKSQQPLIGIDISSTAVKLLQLSRNGNRFRVEHYAVEPLPPNAVVEKNIVEVEAVGEAIRRAVTRSGTRAKHAAAAVAGSAVITKVIPMPAELDESELEAQVELEAVNYIPYPIDEVNLDFEVLGVIPNNPEMVQVLLAASRSENVELRQSALELGGLVAKVMDVEAFAVENAFALVASELPVAADGIVALVDIGATMTTLNVLRGGRSLYSREQVFGGKQLTDEVMRRYGLTYEEAGMAKRQGGLPESYEVEVLEPFKEATVQQISRLLQFFYAGSEFNRVDHIVLAGGCAALAGLPEMVEEQLGVATVVANPLAQMTLGPKVQAHALAQDAPALMIATGLALRSFD; this is encoded by the coding sequence GTGGGGCTTATCCCAAAGAGTCAGCAACCGCTGATCGGCATCGACATCAGCTCGACTGCGGTCAAGCTGCTGCAGCTTTCGCGTAACGGCAACCGGTTCCGTGTCGAGCATTACGCCGTCGAACCCTTGCCGCCCAATGCCGTGGTCGAAAAGAACATCGTCGAGGTCGAGGCGGTGGGCGAGGCGATCCGCCGCGCCGTGACCCGTTCCGGCACCCGCGCCAAGCATGCCGCGGCCGCCGTGGCCGGTTCGGCGGTGATCACCAAGGTGATCCCGATGCCGGCCGAGCTGGACGAGAGCGAACTGGAAGCCCAGGTCGAGCTGGAGGCGGTGAACTACATCCCGTACCCGATCGACGAAGTGAACCTGGATTTCGAGGTGCTGGGCGTCATCCCCAACAACCCCGAGATGGTGCAGGTGCTGCTGGCCGCCTCGCGCTCGGAGAACGTGGAACTGCGCCAGTCGGCCCTTGAACTCGGCGGCCTGGTGGCCAAGGTGATGGACGTGGAGGCCTTCGCGGTCGAGAACGCCTTCGCGCTGGTGGCCAGCGAATTGCCGGTGGCCGCCGACGGCATCGTCGCCCTGGTCGACATCGGCGCCACCATGACCACCCTCAACGTCCTGCGCGGCGGGCGTAGCCTGTACAGCCGCGAGCAGGTGTTCGGCGGCAAGCAGCTGACCGACGAAGTGATGCGCCGCTACGGGCTCACCTACGAGGAAGCCGGCATGGCCAAGCGCCAGGGCGGGCTGCCGGAGAGCTACGAGGTCGAGGTGCTGGAACCGTTCAAGGAAGCCACGGTGCAGCAGATCAGCCGCCTGCTGCAGTTCTTCTACGCCGGCAGCGAATTCAACCGGGTCGATCACATCGTCCTGGCCGGCGGCTGCGCCGCCCTGGCCGGGTTGCCGGAGATGGTGGAGGAGCAACTCGGCGTCGCCACGGTGGTCGCCAATCCGTTGGCGCAGATGACCCTGGGGCCGAAGGTCCAGGCGCACGCGCTGGCCCAGGATGCGCCGGCGCTGATGATCGCCACCGGCCTGGCGCTGAGGAGCTTCGACTGA
- a CDS encoding pilus assembly protein PilP: protein MVRMLVAGALALVLGACGRTITSTPGDAPNLENWVKEVRARPAQPLEPLPVMQQFETFEYAAQGLRDPFSDAWANPDGSSGLRPDPNRRKEPLEQFPLDSLNMVGTLGSGAGQVALVMAPDKVTYRVRPGVYMGQSDGRVTGVHEDRIDLIELVPDGAGGWLERPASVALDDQ from the coding sequence ATGGTCAGGATGCTCGTTGCGGGCGCATTGGCGTTGGTGCTTGGCGCGTGCGGCCGCACCATCACCAGCACGCCGGGCGATGCGCCGAACCTGGAGAACTGGGTGAAGGAAGTGCGCGCGCGACCGGCGCAGCCGCTGGAGCCGTTGCCGGTGATGCAGCAGTTCGAGACCTTCGAATATGCGGCGCAGGGCCTGCGCGATCCGTTCAGCGATGCCTGGGCCAATCCCGATGGCAGCAGCGGTCTGCGCCCGGATCCGAACCGCCGCAAGGAACCGCTGGAGCAGTTCCCGCTGGACAGCCTCAACATGGTCGGCACGCTGGGTAGCGGCGCGGGTCAGGTCGCGCTGGTGATGGCGCCGGACAAGGTGACCTACCGCGTGCGTCCGGGCGTGTACATGGGGCAGAGCGATGGCCGCGTGACCGGGGTGCACGAGGATCGCATCGATTTGATTGAACTGGTGCCGGATGGCGCCGGCGGCTGGTTGGAACGTCCCGCCTCCGTCGCGCTGGACGATCAATGA
- a CDS encoding MoxR family ATPase, whose protein sequence is MNTPSPTPDSPLAAPEQQRLHAAFVALRDGLSQTIVGQSALVERLLIALLADGHLLVEGAPGLAKTTAIRALASRLEADFARVQFTPDLLPADLTGTEVWRPQESRFEFLPGPIFHPILLADEINRAPAKVQSALLEAMGERQVTVGRHTYALPKLFLVMATQNPIEQEGTFPLPEAQLDRFLMHVRIGYPEAAAEAEILRLARERARETLEAGEAPPPRMPLDDVFAARRAVLALHMAPPLERYLIELVLASRDASGYDAALARRIAWGASPRGSIALERCARARAWLAGRDFVTPDDVRAVAADVLRHRVLPSYEATAEGWDGDRLVAALLDKVPPP, encoded by the coding sequence ATGAACACTCCATCCCCGACCCCCGATTCCCCGCTGGCCGCGCCCGAGCAGCAGCGCCTGCACGCCGCGTTCGTCGCACTGCGCGACGGCCTGTCCCAGACCATCGTCGGCCAGTCGGCGCTGGTGGAGCGCTTGCTGATCGCGCTGCTCGCCGACGGCCATCTGCTGGTCGAAGGCGCGCCCGGCCTGGCCAAGACCACGGCGATTCGCGCCCTGGCCTCACGCCTGGAGGCCGACTTCGCCCGCGTGCAGTTCACGCCCGACCTGCTCCCGGCCGACCTCACCGGCACCGAAGTGTGGCGTCCGCAGGAAAGCCGCTTCGAGTTCCTGCCTGGGCCGATCTTCCATCCGATCCTGCTCGCCGACGAAATCAATCGTGCACCGGCCAAGGTGCAATCGGCGCTGCTCGAAGCGATGGGCGAGCGTCAGGTCACCGTTGGCCGGCATACCTATGCGCTGCCGAAGCTGTTCCTGGTGATGGCGACGCAGAACCCGATCGAGCAGGAAGGCACCTTCCCGCTGCCGGAGGCGCAACTGGACCGGTTCCTGATGCACGTGCGGATCGGCTATCCGGAAGCGGCAGCGGAAGCGGAGATCCTGCGCTTGGCGCGCGAACGCGCGCGCGAGACGCTGGAGGCGGGCGAGGCGCCGCCGCCGCGCATGCCGCTGGACGACGTGTTCGCGGCGCGACGCGCGGTGCTGGCGCTGCACATGGCGCCGCCGCTGGAGCGCTATCTGATCGAACTGGTGCTGGCCTCGCGCGATGCCAGCGGCTACGACGCCGCGTTGGCGCGGCGCATTGCTTGGGGCGCGAGCCCGCGCGGCTCGATCGCGCTGGAGCGTTGCGCGCGCGCCCGGGCATGGCTGGCCGGACGCGACTTCGTCACGCCCGACGACGTGCGCGCGGTCGCCGCCGATGTACTGCGCCACCGCGTGCTGCCCAGCTACGAAGCCACCGCCGAAGGCTGGGACGGCGATCGCCTGGTCGCGGCGCTGCTGGACAAGGTGCCGCCGCCGTGA
- a CDS encoding type 4a pilus biogenesis protein PilO has product MSKKFNIKELDFNNIGNWPQQAKIVFCVLVTLFILILSWFLLISSKSDELQALEQKETELRASFEKEQSRAVNLQPLKQQLVQMEQVLQQMLRQLPSKTEMPDLIIDISQTALSSGLTNELFQPGPESPKEFYAEKPIALRMVGSYHQFGAFVSGVASLPRVVILTMHDINLKPRDKSNGITARGELELSGTVKTYRYLDDKEMEEQEQAAKKAGKQGGGA; this is encoded by the coding sequence ATGAGCAAGAAATTCAACATCAAAGAGCTGGATTTCAACAACATCGGCAACTGGCCGCAGCAGGCCAAGATCGTGTTCTGCGTGCTGGTGACGCTGTTCATCCTGATCCTGTCCTGGTTCCTGCTGATCAGCAGCAAGAGCGACGAGCTGCAGGCGTTGGAACAGAAGGAAACCGAGTTGCGCGCCTCCTTCGAGAAGGAGCAGAGCCGTGCGGTCAACCTGCAGCCGCTCAAGCAGCAACTGGTGCAGATGGAGCAGGTGCTGCAGCAGATGCTGCGACAGCTGCCGAGCAAGACCGAGATGCCCGACCTGATCATCGACATCTCGCAGACCGCGCTGTCCAGCGGCCTGACCAACGAGTTGTTCCAGCCGGGTCCGGAGTCGCCGAAGGAGTTCTACGCGGAGAAGCCGATCGCCTTGCGCATGGTCGGCAGCTACCACCAGTTCGGCGCCTTCGTCAGCGGCGTGGCGTCGCTGCCACGGGTGGTGATCCTGACCATGCACGACATCAACCTGAAACCGCGCGACAAGAGCAACGGCATCACCGCGCGCGGCGAGCTGGAACTGTCCGGTACGGTCAAGACCTATCGCTACCTGGACGACAAGGAAATGGAAGAGCAGGAGCAGGCCGCCAAGAAGGCGGGCAAGCAAGGCGGTGGCGCATGA
- a CDS encoding DUF4381 domain-containing protein, with protein sequence MSPQQLPLRDVHLPPAPAWWPPAPGWWMLAVVLLLAIGAALFVWMRRRQRVQRWQRQFDAATRTGEPPAQVAAVSELLRRAAQRRDPAAAALQGEDWLRFLDGGDKRQDFSTGPGRVLLDGGYRPSVDPAQVQALLPLARRRFLALMAARRGGRR encoded by the coding sequence ATGAGCCCGCAACAACTGCCCCTGCGCGATGTGCATCTGCCGCCGGCACCGGCCTGGTGGCCGCCCGCGCCGGGCTGGTGGATGCTGGCGGTGGTGTTGCTGCTGGCGATCGGCGCGGCGCTGTTCGTGTGGATGCGCCGGCGCCAGCGCGTGCAGCGTTGGCAGCGCCAGTTCGACGCGGCAACGCGCACGGGCGAACCGCCGGCGCAGGTGGCCGCGGTCTCGGAGCTGTTGCGGCGTGCGGCACAACGCCGCGATCCGGCCGCTGCGGCCTTGCAGGGCGAGGACTGGCTGCGGTTCCTGGATGGCGGCGACAAGCGCCAGGATTTCTCCACCGGCCCCGGCCGTGTGCTGCTCGATGGCGGCTACCGGCCCAGCGTGGACCCGGCGCAGGTGCAGGCGCTGCTGCCGCTGGCGCGGCGCCGGTTCCTGGCGTTGATGGCGGCGCGGCGCGGAGGACGGCGATGA